Part of the Henckelia pumila isolate YLH828 chromosome 2, ASM3356847v2, whole genome shotgun sequence genome is shown below.
TCAACAATGGAACAACTGGACCAACTTCTGTTTTCTTCCCCAAAACCCTTTTCTTACAATCACCTGTTCGGACAATCACGTATCCGAATTAACCATTGTCGGAAACAGAAGCTCCCCTTCTCAAATCCCTCGTCTTTCGCCTTCGAATTTCGCGGTTTCGGATCAGACTCTTTCCGCTAAGTTCTCACTGGACTCATTCTTCACTGTGTTGACTAAACTCTCTGGTTTACAGAGACTCTCCCTGGTTTCTTTAGGATTATGGGGACCATTGCCTCCGAAGATCAACCGGTTTCGATCACTTGTGGTGTTGAATATCAGCTCAAATTTCGTATACGGAAGCATCCCGGAATCGGTGTCGACTTTCCAGGTATTGAAGAGTCTTGTTCTGAGCAAAAATCTGTTCAATGGGAGTGTTCCGGATCTAAGTAGCTTGTCGGTTCTTGAAAACCTGGATTTGAGCAGGAATTTTCTCGGCCCCGGATTCCCATCTCTACCCTCCAATCTCGTATCCATTTCAATAGCAAACAACTCATTCAGATCTGAAATCCCTCCAGATTTCAGCAAAATGGTCGAGCTCCAAGTGATCGACGTATCGTCCAACAAACTCATCGGGCCAATCCCTTCTTTCCTGTTCTCCATACCTTCCATCCAATACATCGAGCTCGCGAGAAACCAGTTCACCGGAGCACTGGCGGCGGACACTTCCTGCGGCGGGAACCTCACCTTCGTGGACATCTCGAACAACCTTCTGATCGGGAGGCTGCCCGCGTGCCTGGCGCCGAGTGCGGGGAACAAGACGGTGATCATCATGTTCAATTGTCTGTCGAACACGACGTCGAAATACCAGCGGCCCTCTTCTTTCTGCCGGAAAGATGCGTTGGCGGTTCAGCCGCCGGAGAGGAGCGGGAAGCAGGAGTCGACTCTGAAGCTGGGGATTGTGCTTGGGATCATCGGGGGAGTGGTGGGGATCTTGGTGGCGTTTGGGTTCTTGATTCTTGTGATCTTGAAGAGAGCGCAGAGAAGAAGATCGGGCGGCGGAAAGAACAGATGCGACAGCTTCGCGTTCGAGAAAACCTCTGTTCGCGGGTCTCCCATCGGAAGTAAGTTTTGCGATAATTAATTTCTTTTAGTTTTCTTCAATTGCTTTGAAACATATTAATtctcatttaaaattttcatttactattttttttttcgttttttgtgatttttgtttttgaaaaagaaatcatTTATCTGGTGTTCATACGTTCATCTTTTTATTTGTCGttatatttctattttttattaAGTCGTTACacaaaaacttttgtgaaatCATCTCACGATCGGATTTTGTGAGACAAATTTTTTACTTAACatatctaataaaaaaatattattttttatttcaattatttatatatgaatTAGGTCGATCCGTTTCACAATCATGGATTAGATCCGTGAGCcaatatcatatcacattaaaCCAACGCATATAGTTATATATTGTGACTAATCATAATTAAGTATGCATTcagttcaaaaaaataataattaagtcTGTATATTTTGAGTGGTCCATAATTTCTCAGTAGTCGTATTTTCATtctcatgcatatgttataCGTATGTTGAGGCATATTCAATTAATCAATTTGCATGAGTAGTCAATTTACGTAAAAAGGTTTATATATCAatgatttttaaatcatttttcaaAAAGAAGTTTGAAACATCATTATACAATATAAAACTGTTTCTCCACCCAACTTGCAAATCCCATATGAAAATTTACTTAAAAATTCATCAAACTAGCTTTTATTTCTCAATTCCTCATTAATTAGTTGGCGCTTTTATTGTTCGATTGAATGATATTTAATGGAACTGAGATCGTTTATTTGTGTATCACTCTCCAAGTACAATAATCATACAATGTTCAGAATTACatggaaaaaatatatatattgttgtgGGCTTATTTTATGTTTGAGACTAATGTTTCAAGTTTAGAATGAGATATCGAATgtgaaattaaattatataataaattctACCCGATTGGAGGGAAAATGTTCAATTAATAATGTGAGTTGTGATATGAGAATGCGATTGCATTTATTCAGGGCATGTGCCACCACCAATGCGGATGACATCACTAGGACTCCCACCTTATCACATCTTCACACTTGAGGAAATGGAAGAGGCAACAAACAACTTTGATCCAACTGGTTTGGTAGTAGAAGGATCACAAGGCCAGGTAAAACATATTACTCATCTTTCAATGTGTGGAGAGATTCGAGCTTACTCGAAAATGGCTCGAGGGGTGAACCAAAGTATCCCTTTTCACCCCCTCGAATTCTTGGAAGAGTCGAACGGAAATCGTGAGTGAAATCCATCTAGAATGAGCTACACATCTCATTTTAGCTTCACAAACAACCGTGGAGTGGTCCAAGCATAATTTTATGCTTTTAATAAAGTGGGAAATTCACATGATTTTAACTTTGGTTAGAAATCACTTTTTTATACAATACTTTTAGAGTGCACTTAGAAGATAACTTGAAATCCATGGATTTGATTGGTTTTATGTTTTACAATGAAACAgtagatcaaattttaaatcCAAGAGTTACTTATTTACAGGTTAGTAATATAAAGGAGATTCAATTTCAAAATGCATCATTATTAGGTGAATTTGAAATTTATCGTAATTAACATGAAATCTATATATAAACATGTAAGGGGTGAATTTGAAGTTTATGATCTTAATTATCTACACAACAAAAATACATTTGCAatccatggatttgaaatacATCGATCCAAAAAGTGCAACTTTATACTGTAAACTGTATATGTGATTGGGCAATCATTTTCACAGCTCTACAAAGGATGGCTTAGGGATGGATCAGTGGTCCTAGTGAAGTGCCTAAAACTGAAGCAGAAGCATTCATCACAAGCTCTGCAGCAGCACATGGAGACAGTCGTGTCGAAGCTAAGGCACCGTCATCTGGTGAGCGTGCTGGGGCACTGTATCGTCACGTATCAGGACCATCCCAACACAGCTAGCACAGTGTTTATTGTGCTTGAGAATATTGCATGTGGATCATTAAAGGATCATGTCACAGGTACTAGGACTTGCCTTTTTTAAGAAAACTACATTTACTCGTATCTGAATCTCGAATAGATGAGCACTTGATGACTTCATTTCTGGGCAGACTGGAGGAAAAGGGATGTCATGAAATGGCCACAGAGAATGGCTCTCACACTGGGGATTGCTAGAGGGATACAGTACTTGCACACTGGAGATATCCATGGAAACGACCTGAAAATCGATAACGTCTTGCTTGATGAGACCTCAACCGCGAAAATAAGCAGCTATAACATAAACTTACCTTCTAAGGTGCGCTTGTTTTGTGTCCCACGAGTCTCGAACCCGAAATTAAGTATCAATAAGTATAAAACAGAGCAATTTTTCTTTCTCTGATATGTTCTGTTCTTGTGACAGGTTGGTGCAGAAAGCCCTCTAAATGGCCAAGTTAATTCAAATCAAGCAAACAGGTAACTTTACAATGAAAAGtaatgtttttatcaaaaaacaGTAGTTTTTCATGAATTGGTCAGATAGGAGCTTTGTCTCGCGAAATTAACCCGTGACACCGTATGAGTTTTTGTGCAATTTTTTTGTCCCCCTTCCCACAAAAAACTGTGGCCCTTATTTACTTGCAAGAATTGCATATATCTGCAGTGAAAATCCAGAAAAAGAAGACATATATCAGCTAGGAGTTATCCTACTGCAAGTTATCATTGGCAGAGCTACAGATTCTCAAACTGAAATAGATGACCTGAAATTTCAGGTAATGCAACCATCCCTCAATCTTTTGTTCCATTTCCCTCATACTTTATTCAACTTTTCTTCATTTTTCGTGTTACAGCTCGAAAGGAGCTTAGCCGAATCACCATCAAAACTCCGTGAGATGATCGACCCCTCAATACGTGGGACGTTCGCATATGAGTCACTGAAGACAATGGTGCAGATCACCTTAAACTGCCTGTGTAAAGATCCGACCGGGCGCCCAACGATAGAGGATGTGCTTTGGCACATGCAGTACTCGGTTCAAGTTCAAGAAGGGTGGACAAATAGTGGAAATCTCAGCGGAAACCTTAGTGGAAATCTTAGCACAAAGTTGTAAACTAATGCTTGCAGTGTTTGTAATTAGTTTATGATCTGTTTCTTACATCATAAAATGAATTGtcttaaaaatcaaaaaaatcaatGGCTAACTGAAAATGgacttgaaaagaaaaaaaaacattagtATTAGTAGGCAGAAGCCTGAAGATTACAAACTGGAACAACAATGTATTTATTGACTGCTCTTAAGACAACTCACTTGCTCAATATTTCTTTAGCAGCAAATCCAAAGTAATCATCGAAGAAGTTCGGAGGTTCTGTGATAAAACACGAAATAACATCTCTCAGCGTAATTACTCCGATAACTTCATTGTCCACACCTGAAACGACGTAGATTCTATAAACTGCCATGGAAGCGAGCGTGTCTATTACAGAACCAAGCGTTGAATCGGGCTTGCATGTTATGGGTGTGCCAGTCTTCCCCGTGTTTTTGGTCGCCAACGCAATAGTAGTGACGAAGTCCTTGGCAGTGAGCTCCCTGCATTTCACATGGAAATGAGTTGTTTTATAATGAAAGACCATCCTCACACAATTCAGGTCAAATGTTTCTATAAATTTTACCGGGAACTTGCGAACAGCTCGGGTTTGAGTAGCAAGAATCGAATATCTCTGATGCTAATGTTGCCAATGATTTTCTTGTTTGGTCCCTCAACAACCGGAAGACCTCCAATCTGTTTGTCTTTCATTTTCTTGAATGCTTCTAGGATTAGTTCATCGCTTTGCACACTTACAACCTGATCGATGCATTATCGAGAAAAAGGTCAGCTCGAGTGGAATGTAAGCCGACTGGAATCGGTTTAATATAAGCAGTGACCTGATCTGAAGACATAAAAGGAAGTCCCAGTGCAGATATGGGATGAGAAGTGATGCAGTCGAACCAGTCTCTGCCTTTGCATTCCTGAAGACCATGTATGACAGCCGATTGAGTTATGAAGTTCTTGACAGTCGGACCGCCCATTTCAATAACAGGCACGTTCCGAAGCCTATATTTCGAAAGCAACAGCAAGACACTCAACATTGAACTGTCTGTTGCCACAGGGACAAAAGGCGCCCATCGATAGGATTTTAATATCGACCTCACCTGTAAAATTATAACCCTACATTAAATCGCCTCCCCAACTTGTTAAAATACTATCGAGCCACCTGCTTCAAGCTCCGTGGTCGACTTACAAGGTTCTACTAAACGAAGAGCCTTTTAAGTCGACCACGGTAAATTATAGCTACACATTGGTTTTGGCACATGTGACCACTTGTGCATAAAGAGGCGCTTTAAGGTACACACAACTCAACCTATGATAGAGAGTAATAAAGCCATTGAATTTACCGTGGTCGACTTAAAAGGCTCTTCGTTTAGTAGAACCTTGTAAAAATCTTCTCCTAGCTTATTTGCTGCTGTTGGTGCATCttttcccattcctttatctgcAGCCATACCTCCCGCCACGGCCGCGCCAACGGCAGCTGCAGTCAATCCAGCAATGGCAAGAGGACCCGTCGCCCCAAATGCCAGTGCTCCAAGAGCACCAGCAGCACCGGTACCAATCCCAGCAGCAGCTGCCGAGCTCGCAGCCAGGGCAGCAGCAGCAATTTCTGCATTCTGTAGCACCCAAAGCACGATGGCCGAGTAATCCACGATTCCCAGATACCTTTCCCTCCAATCCATGCTGTTCTTGGCATCAGGATTCACTACAGGAGCCGACAAAATGTTCGACTCCGACAGTATTTTGACGGCATCAAGAACCGTAGTGTCTGCTACAATCTCAATAACTGGCCAAAAAAAACGTTTCAGGGGAAGATAAAATCAGACTACTTCCTCCAATATGCGTCACTATACGAATCAAATAGCATCCAATACCAATCAGTAACGAAATTTTCGATGTCTCGAGGGCCTTAATTACCTTTGCCTCCGGGAACTAGGGGGAACGACGAAACCGGAATATGCGAAAATGCATCTGTTAGAGATTCCTGCAATGAAGCAGACAATTTCTTTCTGCTTTGTATCGTCTCAAAGTACTCATCGCAGTTTTGAACATTACCCACATGCTTAGATTCTTGTGCTTGCGCCATTTCAACAACTGTATACGTAACacaaatgggatcatatttttCAATGCTTCAAACAGTTTAGACTCACTCGATTGTTCTTTCCCTATGCGTACTCAGAAAAATGAATGTTACACGTACGATTACACACTCCACTCCAAATGCgctttaatttcaaaaatgtACTCCGTGCATTTCTCATCCACATATATGTCAGAATTATTACATGCGAAAGAATATGTATGATCATTGGGATAATACGATATACTCCACCAAATTCGATCTGGGATTCTCGCCAAAAAAATCCATATTCACGCATGAATGACAATATCAAATCTAAACGAATCGCTTTAATTTCATGATAACAATATTAAAAAACGAACAACCAAGAAATTAATAGCGGAACTCAACTACCTTTCTATGATGAAATCTTGATTCGAATCCCGAATCTGCTACTACTTTGTCTGAATTTTTTTCTCCAGGGAAAGAATTGAATAAGAGAAGTTGCAGATTGTTTTATTGTTAGTGGAGTTCAAGGAATCATGTCTCTGCCACCTGTTGTAGAACACATGCACGTGTCAATTTTTCCTTATTTCTTTCGTTTTTTTAAGGTTTACGGGAAATCGTGTAAAAAAAGGTGCGGAAGCCAGATGAATACGTGTATGGTCGACTTTTGTATTAATTAAACTAAGTAAAAGTGCACATGTTGTGTGTGTGATCAATATAATATAAACcaaatttattttagtttttttttaacataGGAAAAATATGTGTAGTTATTAATAATATGTAGAATGTAGTTTTCAAAATGCAAAatagtttttttgtttttgtttttcaccTATTTTTACCCTTTTTTCAatgtaaatatattaaattttaaataactatcaagggttaaattataaatatattttggtgttaTCAAAATGTACCAAAGCAGTTTTTTAAAATGGCTCaagttttataaaatagtaaGATAGTAAGATAGTAAGATaataagataatatatatatatctaatattatattaaatctaatattatattattattattattattattttatctaatattttaatatttattatttatatctaTAATTTTGCTATCCTACCCATtcaccgtgcccacctaatgtgtccaccatgaggtgacactcaactattggatgtgatgaattgtgcgtccaatagttgagtgtcacctcatggtgggcacattaggtgggcacggtgggtGGGCATGATAGCAAAACtttctatatctatatatatatataaaaggctcatttttcattgtgaatttacaagTTTCACCTCactttatattaataatttgcACATCTTATTTCTTTGTTTTTGAGGTTATATACGTAATAGCATATTTTCCTTTGGCTGctagaaataaaatcatatGCGTATTCCCTATGTCTGTCTTCGGTCAATTAATTAAGCTTAGTCAATTGCTTTGGAATTTGAATAAATTTGATTCAGTTTCATTAATAATTATTTCTTGCTTACTCTGGTGGTTATATAGATTTTTCATATTGGTCTTTCATCTTCCTTTGCTTTTTTAGTTATTTCATTTAGTATTTTGTTTTTACTATATTGTATTTGAATTaagaatttgataaataaacACACTATCGCTTACTCAATTATATTttctttctattttattttatttttgcttttaattttttttaaaaataaaatttaaataactgtTATCGTTTacctcaaaaaaaaatttgttatcattatttatttatttatttttttatttatctattgTTTATCTTTTTTTGAGTAGATTGAATTctaaattttagaaatttacACATTTTCCACATGATAACTATTATTATAACTATGATAATAACTATTAttattgtaacgcccgaaattatttaattttaattcgagaatatttaatttgggaatttttagagttttgatttaaattctaatattcttaaattatttaggattgaaattgaattatttgattgagtatggactgaattgcaaataagcaagatttgaggggccaaagtgcaattttcaaattttaattggACACTTGTCTTGCACATGAGTTTGAACGTGTATGCTACTCATTTACATCAGAAAATTAGGAGGAATAACCGAGAGATAGAGAATCAAGAATCCCAAGctgcttcttcttctttcaagtgacatatcttgagtttcggttatccgatttcgattccgaaaagtgttttgaaatccttgcgacgaggccttcgttttgatgtaagtttttatgtcttttattatggtttgagaattcaaaaatagcagagatcagatttgtgTATGAATTGGTGTTCTTGAGATTACATGTTTTGTATGTTCAAAGGcggattgaagattgaatgcCGTTTGAAATTAATGTTACTTTTCAGcaagtgttcgaaaattatgccatCTTATTTATTGGTTTATTGATGGTATTCTTGCTGGTATATATATTGTTATGAAGTTGTGTTGAATGATTGAGTGGATAGGATTGATTTTCGGTTGCTGAATttataccgttacgccgccggatTGTGAATTGAGGCTGTTTTGCTATTgtatcttggactaagatatTGTTGGGTTGTAGCTAATGATTACTTGGTTTATATGttgtgatttcagttcataaacAGGGCACTTCAACTCAATAATctcgacttcgaaaccgatagaagaaagaacaCGGTTTGTAGCCTTTTTTTTGCCTTGCAGTTGGGTTGAACTTGAGTGCAGATTTTTGATAGAGGGTGGTTCTGttgttgttcagatttggagaGCTTTGAAGATACCTTGAAACGTCGcaatcgaaaggtaaaagtggactactatttgaatgGGATtctaactcgagatggtttgtatcgagtttccctaaatcacatacttatttgcttaattgcttttatatgctcttctatgaattgttgaatgagtctttgatgttaatggatgcttttatgatgatatatgttgcattcatcttgcaagacttattctttgattttgaaatgaacgaaaacgttcgaatagacgatttgaggagttatatatgtatggcctgggtggttgacttagcctagcgtctgatttacatatataatggcttcaaagtctagagaagcaagataagtagccccacctcgatcgggagagtcggtggttagttatgatatcttcttctcgggatcccaataaaagagtgggtgcccggatagccaacttgtggctaagggcttttatgactctttgtgtaaacaatctttgtttaatataatttacattttattaatggcaatgactttatctttcttcatatttttatattgtgatataatattgttgttttgataaagaccttgaatatactatagtgtatgtaagatgtggtagtacatggggatgactatcatgaaacacatcttatagtcactgtatattctaaacagttcctagtcgattgagccgtccgaaaataaggataaggatcgctcgagtttgagactagcatttgcgatgcagagtaccacgtttcattggtagggaacatagagatgttcgaaacatgcaaatggatattcatatgatgaatgatcgaactaccctattcggactttccaagttgttatcacttatcgagtggataaagtccgcgttttttgttgtacaccattagtccttattacttgaaacatcattgagactctatatgctagtactgtgctttgacttgtttaccgactctatgggggtcatcaggtgtcgggattgggtacagttacgacgcatataggagtcgatgctttgttgtcaaggattcaccacatacttgcgagtgtggatatcctatgcgatctgagaagatattagtgtgacgaatctctggctagagtacatgatgtgttttaggttaatggttatcctagtaacacatgcgatgtcactaatagatctccaagatgttgtgcatagttatcgaatctcgaacgactctcgatgcaccaatggttgttgattcgatcgggatatttggttgaagggaccgtactgtacgctaaccaaaatctactggttcttgcaggcactatcagtaatacctaggtaatcatggggcgatgttgctagacgctcttaccatgattcgttgggtaagtcggaaattgttgttccgagtcacaaggagttgtgagcccatggctagctgtattcctgaaccattgagggttacacaagtaatggattactaaaaccccgtagagatagttaaatttaaagagttaaatttaatgaaagagaaattggatttctcaactaaagggagtggaatttcctaaaatgacatagtgatgggcatttttggaaattactgaattcggattcagaaaaattatcttgactctaaaagatgcagaaatggtttctgtgcacattggtgaaatcagtttatcaatcggagtcacgatgaattttatattaatttctataacaacgggcttggcttgttgggcttaagttatggattgtgggctttaaggagttagagtcctgatacaattataactagaaattatctataaatagaggtgttgggttcgaaaatcaaacactgtgtgtcttataattttcgaaattacactctaaatattctaagggtttttcgaaatccttgtccctcccggagaaaattcagacttgtgatttttgtgaaaaattacaattctgaattaacagatcatatctgtttattctctacgcaaaacttctgattgatttctagtgcagtcaatcagagggtttctgttttctgttcgtggaccttattccggtgattgattgtgacgccatcggttcccgggatatacaagaagagcagattaaattctgttggtgtccataatctcgcttcgagattggaggtaaaatatttaattaattattat
Proteins encoded:
- the LOC140880835 gene encoding probable LRR receptor-like serine/threonine-protein kinase At1g14390; translated protein: MENSWIHLRFLVSSLILLLSFPVSNSQLAPAESRILFQIQQLLEYPPALQQWNNWTNFCFLPQNPFLTITCSDNHVSELTIVGNRSSPSQIPRLSPSNFAVSDQTLSAKFSLDSFFTVLTKLSGLQRLSLVSLGLWGPLPPKINRFRSLVVLNISSNFVYGSIPESVSTFQVLKSLVLSKNLFNGSVPDLSSLSVLENLDLSRNFLGPGFPSLPSNLVSISIANNSFRSEIPPDFSKMVELQVIDVSSNKLIGPIPSFLFSIPSIQYIELARNQFTGALAADTSCGGNLTFVDISNNLLIGRLPACLAPSAGNKTVIIMFNCLSNTTSKYQRPSSFCRKDALAVQPPERSGKQESTLKLGIVLGIIGGVVGILVAFGFLILVILKRAQRRRSGGGKNRCDSFAFEKTSVRGSPIGRHVPPPMRMTSLGLPPYHIFTLEEMEEATNNFDPTGLVVEGSQGQLYKGWLRDGSVVLVKCLKLKQKHSSQALQQHMETVVSKLRHRHLVSVLGHCIVTYQDHPNTASTVFIVLENIACGSLKDHVTDWRKRDVMKWPQRMALTLGIARGIQYLHTGDIHGNDLKIDNVLLDETSTAKISSYNINLPSKVGAESPLNGQVNSNQANSENPEKEDIYQLGVILLQVIIGRATDSQTEIDDLKFQLERSLAESPSKLREMIDPSIRGTFAYESLKTMVQITLNCLCKDPTGRPTIEDVLWHMQYSVQVQEGWTNSGNLSGNLSGNLSTKL
- the LOC140880836 gene encoding SNF1-related protein kinase regulatory subunit gamma-1-like, with product MAQAQESKHVGNVQNCDEYFETIQSRKKLSASLQESLTDAFSHIPVSSFPLVPGGKVIEIVADTTVLDAVKILSESNILSAPVVNPDAKNSMDWRERYLGIVDYSAIVLWVLQNAEIAAAALAASSAAAAGIGTGAAGALGALAFGATGPLAIAGLTAAAVGAAVAGGMAADKGMGKDAPTAANKLGEDFYKVLLNEEPFKSTTVRSILKSYRWAPFVPVATDSSMLSVLLLLSKYRLRNVPVIEMGGPTVKNFITQSAVIHGLQECKGRDWFDCITSHPISALGLPFMSSDQVVSVQSDELILEAFKKMKDKQIGGLPVVEGPNKKIIGNISIRDIRFLLLKPELFASSRELTAKDFVTTIALATKNTGKTGTPITCKPDSTLGSVIDTLASMAVYRIYVVSGVDNEVIGVITLRDVISCFITEPPNFFDDYFGFAAKEILSK